In Desulfuromonas sp. KJ2020, a single window of DNA contains:
- the mazG gene encoding nucleoside triphosphate pyrophosphohydrolase, whose product MTRTAEAIDHLASIIEALRSPQGCPWDAAQTSDSLKPFLLEETYEVLEAIDSGEPDAIREELGDLLMQIVFHARIFEERRLFNLADVANEISQKLIRRHPHVFEKSAELDHASLRAQWDRIKNEEKAQKNKNTHQFSGIPASLPALARAIKILEKTGPKEIGAQDQVRVRDEAVRKLEKFKATHREGNPKQAETELGEILFSLARLCYTSKVDPEEALRMATNRYMSSCLK is encoded by the coding sequence ATGACCAGAACAGCCGAGGCTATCGACCACCTTGCCTCTATCATTGAAGCGCTAAGATCCCCCCAGGGTTGCCCCTGGGATGCCGCACAGACATCTGACTCCCTGAAACCTTTTCTCCTGGAGGAGACCTATGAAGTTCTCGAAGCCATCGATAGCGGGGAACCGGACGCTATCCGGGAAGAGCTGGGTGACCTGTTGATGCAGATCGTCTTTCATGCGCGCATATTTGAAGAAAGACGTCTGTTTAACCTGGCGGACGTCGCCAACGAAATATCCCAAAAACTCATCCGACGCCACCCCCACGTGTTCGAAAAAAGCGCGGAACTAGACCACGCCAGCCTGAGAGCACAATGGGACCGCATCAAAAACGAGGAGAAAGCCCAAAAGAATAAAAACACCCACCAGTTTTCAGGCATCCCCGCGAGCTTGCCAGCCCTGGCCCGCGCCATAAAAATCCTTGAAAAGACAGGTCCCAAAGAAATTGGGGCACAGGATCAGGTGAGAGTCCGGGACGAAGCGGTGCGGAAACTGGAAAAATTCAAGGCGACCCACAGGGAGGGCAACCCGAAACAGGCCGAAACAGAACTGGGTGAGATTCTTTTTTCCTTGGCCAGGCTGTGCTACACCTCTAAGGTAGATCCGGAAGAGGCCCTCAGAATGGCAACCAACCGCTACATGTCTTCGTGCTTAAAATAG
- a CDS encoding DUF177 domain-containing protein has protein sequence MLIHIDNITEEGLSLEFAEPAASFPVLADMQQQNEVLFPGLVQTRLNIALLDGMVNVSGTVNVEAVFYCSRCLGEYRAPIHSSFALTYVKDLPEVEGEGDDVEISPEDMGLMLYSGDTIDLREAVQQEVVMALPLRPLCATDCKGLCPKCGANLNQEVCSCDKSDFSLKFSALKNFKVDKKS, from the coding sequence TTGCTTATACATATCGACAACATAACTGAAGAGGGCCTTTCTCTTGAGTTTGCTGAACCAGCGGCTTCCTTTCCTGTTTTAGCAGATATGCAGCAGCAAAACGAGGTCTTGTTTCCGGGGCTTGTCCAGACCCGGTTAAATATTGCCTTGCTTGATGGCATGGTCAATGTGTCCGGGACCGTCAATGTAGAAGCTGTCTTTTATTGCAGTCGATGCTTGGGCGAATATAGGGCTCCCATCCATAGTTCTTTCGCTCTGACTTATGTCAAAGATCTCCCTGAGGTCGAAGGAGAGGGGGATGATGTCGAAATCTCTCCGGAAGACATGGGGTTGATGCTTTATTCTGGCGATACTATCGACCTGCGGGAAGCGGTTCAGCAGGAGGTGGTCATGGCATTGCCGCTACGTCCACTCTGTGCCACGGACTGCAAAGGGCTCTGCCCCAAATGTGGCGCCAATCTCAATCAGGAAGTCTGTTCCTGCGATAAAAGCGATTTCAGTCTAAAGTTTTCAGCCTTGAAAAATTTTAAAGTCGATAAAAAAAGTTAG
- the plsX gene encoding phosphate acyltransferase PlsX codes for MVVAVDAMGGDNAPRVEVEGAVAAARKFGISIILVGESNSLQSELGKHSVEGLDIRIQHASEVVGMSDSASDAVRKKKDSSIRVAFNLIKNGEASAVVSAGNSGATMAAGMFVLKRIGGIDRPAIATIVPNLNDQTLVLDVGGNVDCKPQHLAQFALMGEVYCRSVLGKERPRVGLLSNGEEEKKGNELSREAHKLLRTAPFNYVGYVEGRDIYNGKADVVVCDGFVGNVVLKVSEGLVEAVGTMLKKEMTSRFLAKIGFLLARPAFKAFKKKVDYAEYGGAPLLGIDGVGMICHGGSNPKAIMNAINMACEAVASKTNDKLVAQLEKIEIQADKTDL; via the coding sequence ATTGTCGTAGCCGTTGATGCCATGGGGGGGGATAACGCTCCCCGGGTTGAAGTTGAGGGTGCCGTTGCTGCGGCAAGAAAATTTGGGATTTCCATTATTCTTGTCGGGGAATCGAATAGTCTCCAATCGGAATTAGGCAAGCATTCCGTCGAGGGATTGGATATTCGTATTCAGCACGCCAGTGAAGTTGTCGGGATGAGCGACTCGGCGTCCGATGCCGTCAGGAAGAAAAAAGACTCTTCCATACGTGTCGCTTTCAACCTGATTAAAAACGGTGAGGCCAGTGCTGTTGTCAGTGCGGGCAATTCCGGCGCCACTATGGCGGCCGGGATGTTTGTGCTTAAACGCATCGGTGGGATTGACCGCCCTGCAATAGCGACGATCGTCCCCAACCTTAATGACCAGACTCTGGTTCTGGACGTTGGTGGGAACGTTGACTGCAAACCACAGCATCTGGCCCAGTTCGCCCTTATGGGCGAAGTCTACTGTCGCAGCGTCCTTGGCAAGGAGCGCCCCAGGGTTGGTCTGCTCTCCAATGGGGAAGAGGAAAAGAAGGGGAACGAGTTGTCCCGAGAAGCGCATAAATTGCTCAGGACCGCTCCTTTTAACTATGTTGGATACGTAGAGGGTCGTGATATCTACAACGGCAAAGCGGACGTTGTTGTCTGCGACGGCTTTGTCGGAAACGTCGTCCTTAAGGTCTCCGAGGGATTGGTTGAGGCTGTAGGTACCATGCTCAAGAAGGAGATGACCAGCCGGTTTCTTGCCAAAATCGGCTTCCTTCTGGCCCGACCTGCCTTTAAGGCTTTCAAGAAAAAGGTGGACTATGCCGAATACGGTGGCGCTCCGCTGCTAGGGATCGACGGTGTCGGTATGATTTGCCATGGCGGCTCGAATCCTAAGGCCATTATGAATGCTATCAATATGGCTTGCGAGGCGGTGGCCAGCAAAACCAACGATAAGTTGGTAGCCCAACTTGAAAAAATCGAAATTCAAGCGGACAAAACAGACTTGTAG
- the rpmF gene encoding 50S ribosomal protein L32, which yields MAVPKKKTSKSQRDMRRAHDALSAPGISICPQCKEPKQPHRVCGSCGTYKGKTIVGTEE from the coding sequence ATGGCTGTACCTAAGAAGAAAACTTCCAAATCCCAACGCGATATGCGCCGCGCCCACGATGCCCTGAGTGCACCTGGAATCTCGATCTGCCCCCAATGCAAGGAGCCGAAACAGCCTCACCGGGTTTGTGGTTCGTGTGGCACCTACAAGGGCAAGACGATCGTTGGTACTGAAGAGTAA
- a CDS encoding secondary thiamine-phosphate synthase enzyme YjbQ, with translation MKSYRHELLFEVPARRGFVNITPYVRQCLEKSGIREGLCLVNAMHITASVFINDDERGLHQDFESWLERLAPYDPAGYKHHQTGEDNGDAHLKRSVMGREVTIAVTDGELDFGPWEQIFYGEFDGMRPKRVLVKIIGD, from the coding sequence GTGAAATCCTATCGTCACGAACTGTTGTTTGAGGTCCCCGCCAGGCGCGGATTTGTCAATATCACTCCGTATGTTCGTCAATGTCTTGAAAAAAGCGGGATTAGGGAAGGGCTCTGTCTCGTCAACGCCATGCATATAACGGCCTCGGTCTTCATCAACGATGATGAGAGGGGTTTGCATCAGGATTTCGAAAGCTGGCTTGAGAGGTTGGCGCCCTATGACCCGGCCGGATACAAGCATCATCAAACCGGTGAAGACAACGGCGACGCTCATCTCAAACGTTCTGTCATGGGGCGGGAAGTGACGATTGCTGTTACAGACGGAGAACTTGACTTTGGGCCATGGGAGCAGATTTTTTACGGTGAATTTGACGGCATGCGCCCCAAAAGAGTGCTGGTTAAAATCATAGGAGATTAG
- a CDS encoding beta-ketoacyl-ACP synthase III, whose amino-acid sequence MKNVKITGTGSYVPDKVLTNFDLEKFLDTSDEWITSRTGIRTRHVAAEHETTSDLATEASRRALSMAGIQPEEIDMIIVGTITGDYPWPATACVVQHKLGLRNCAAYDVSAACSGFVYALDAAVSRIKSGAGSKALVIGAEVLTRAVDWEDRNTCVLFGDGAGAVVLEACDEDKGILSTHLHADGAYAELLYQPGFGSRNPASEEGLKARLPYLKMQGNEVFKIAVRSLTEVAFEALEANGMTAEDVDLFIPHQANQRILDATAKRIGFRDEQVYVNVDRFGNTSGASIPIALDEANRGGKIQPGDVVLLDAFGGGLTWGAALIRW is encoded by the coding sequence ATGAAAAATGTCAAAATCACGGGGACTGGATCTTATGTCCCTGATAAAGTTCTGACAAACTTTGATCTCGAGAAATTTCTGGATACCTCCGACGAATGGATTACCAGTCGAACCGGTATCCGTACCCGACACGTTGCCGCGGAACATGAAACGACCTCCGATCTAGCGACTGAGGCTTCCCGGCGTGCCTTGAGTATGGCCGGTATCCAGCCAGAGGAGATCGACATGATTATTGTCGGTACGATCACTGGAGACTACCCCTGGCCTGCCACCGCATGCGTCGTTCAACATAAACTGGGCCTTCGAAACTGCGCTGCCTATGACGTTTCGGCCGCTTGCAGCGGCTTCGTCTATGCCCTTGATGCCGCAGTTAGCCGGATAAAGTCCGGGGCTGGCTCCAAAGCTCTTGTCATTGGAGCCGAAGTGCTCACCCGCGCCGTTGACTGGGAAGATCGCAATACCTGCGTTTTGTTTGGCGATGGCGCCGGTGCTGTTGTTCTCGAAGCTTGCGATGAAGATAAGGGTATCCTCTCGACCCATCTGCACGCTGACGGTGCCTATGCGGAACTCCTCTATCAGCCTGGATTCGGATCTCGGAACCCAGCTTCGGAAGAGGGATTGAAGGCCCGCCTGCCTTATCTGAAAATGCAGGGGAACGAAGTTTTTAAAATTGCCGTCAGATCCCTGACCGAGGTGGCTTTCGAGGCTCTTGAGGCCAATGGGATGACGGCTGAAGACGTCGATCTCTTTATCCCCCACCAGGCCAATCAGCGCATACTCGATGCGACAGCTAAGCGCATTGGTTTTCGTGATGAGCAGGTTTACGTCAACGTCGATCGTTTCGGGAACACCTCGGGCGCATCGATACCCATTGCGCTGGATGAAGCCAATAGGGGAGGGAAGATACAGCCCGGAGATGTGGTTCTGCTTGATGCCTTCGGGGGCGGACTGACCTGGGGGGCTGCTCTAATCCGCTGGTAA
- a CDS encoding FxsA family protein: MFIKLLLIFIIVPIMEVYVLLEAGKLIGPLPTIALIIMTGIAGAYLARSQGFQVLVDIRQSLDQNRLPAESLAHAALIFVGGILLLTPGFCTDLLGFILLTPMTRKFVKNKILSYLKNHMTEGNIKIYRRQ, from the coding sequence ATGTTTATAAAGCTTTTGCTAATCTTCATCATTGTCCCGATCATGGAGGTCTACGTCCTGCTTGAGGCAGGAAAGCTCATTGGCCCTCTACCAACAATCGCCCTCATTATCATGACAGGAATAGCCGGGGCCTACCTGGCGCGCTCCCAAGGTTTCCAGGTTCTTGTCGACATTCGTCAATCGCTAGACCAAAACCGTCTGCCAGCCGAAAGCCTCGCCCATGCGGCCTTGATATTCGTTGGGGGCATCCTCCTGCTGACTCCCGGGTTCTGCACAGACCTTCTCGGTTTCATTTTATTGACACCGATGACCCGTAAATTTGTTAAAAATAAAATTTTGAGCTACCTAAAGAACCATATGACAGAGGGGAACATAAAGATCTACAGGAGGCAATGA